One Notolabrus celidotus isolate fNotCel1 chromosome 18, fNotCel1.pri, whole genome shotgun sequence DNA window includes the following coding sequences:
- the LOC117830155 gene encoding breast cancer type 1 susceptibility protein homolog isoform X4 — protein sequence MNTPTVTDVKKGISVLWETLQCPICLDLMTTPVSTKCDHQFCKFCMMKLLDNTKRNTTNCPVCKAKITKRSLQENPGFQKLVGGLQDMIQAYEHDTGTNYFSGMSKEKEQGRVKDAEVTEHSHDMSSGKTAGTDNDHVENSDDLPKTLSSTIAAQNDFARLMDLEDQSPLTTENEGLDSGLGEALLVTDNLEPAEREMSEVVENTKSTNQTRGKTGPPDLEKDSVCSPIITDETEQQPSRKKNKKKDSPDKILEAKQKKSLEKVAEWLMKVPTEGSLEFEKPDEEEEDSASCSSTSTIDVRQHNIDVCARREDRAKALEEQVFGAVYKRERKGNRASSPRNLFAEPTKDTESTETVPKRGQKRTQVPPDSGSEELIESNTGKEHQMTEEFNDTSSDFFKETELTEVVNKKRDSNKLGEKLPEGNQNDSKDEVPCLVAETGQQESEIESKKITRNTVQQVDSDLQEQDKLEIAEQKKTSKRKKHGKPARGPKPLDLVEVQNGDTSPITRPRPQEVQVYIENYPSSEDQEVPFRRSTRKSRRLQVFTEEVQERNKRANLKSNVPEKQSNDAKGLALDNTELPNNPNITEGAGKNGCIYDEDTDGIENMELSERISDLGPAEEVPNAETVLESSAACYVHVVPSSTSPNEASVVYPTPDMGNKTSHFPNNVPLESSAFVAKCTGAEFEDDKNDSEVDTEQLLRSFKATKRKSFHLGGPEVKRSRSLEQETAFGRKSEEKKSVCSGVESAENLNAAKTTELAKQEASRDNENLCYSDMIPPSNSPGVTRRRDQVMVKASVPESACSGQDNEGGSFASMNSISSALSPNKVSKHETETQSLSVEPQVVGSGLCYMTVEHEINEASSNSQVTENRHNYTTRNDRKARDCILRSSLTTRNRKTVNTVEHFLNTESSLTPDGLIPPVAQTGHEAKTTNDGSGELSLHSSIKSGKRKRTHKLESSSESDCSEEELPTLKDILGTSAPPCAGTKDTNEAYRSEEVAADGANLVINPPESPRCDFVNSSQGSEDLFGTPEECDVPVNDLNVSVESSQFSSEVLVTQQKLEMQKELVRLEKLMALVSEVLQEKEGSPAREGHQSSKTQNPDAQRLLVCEQHTDQGLDQRANPEHSTQPCNGQGGNLQDGSTAEITQRSSHTLPTTKGAGASKTLVTSSTTKTLKNKAPPSEDKENSTPPKESSKATMVLVSSGLGPNEQIMVKKFAKRVSARVVSQVTPEVTHIIMHTDEHLVCERTLKYFLGIAGRKWVVSSQWISECFKQKKLLDESLFEVRGDVVNGPNHQGPLRARTTEDSNLLMKGYKICFQGTFTDMTADEMKWMVELCGAAVVKDPLHLDCQQKSHQLIIVQPGSESSSSSTYSSLSRRATVVTRGWLLDTVATYTLQNFNKYTT from the exons ATGAACACTCCAACTGTCACAGATGTCAAAAAAGGTATTTCAGTCCTTTGGGAGACTCTTCAGTGTCCCATTTG CCTGGATTTGATGACTACCCCTGTATCTACAAAGTGTGACCATCAGTTTTGCAA ATTCTGTATGATGAAACTTTTGGACAACACCAAACGGAACACCACAAACTGTCCTGTATGTAAAGCCAAGATCACTAAAAG GAGCTTGCAGGAGAATCCAGGGTTTCAGAAGCTTGTAGGAGGATTACAGGATATGATACAGGCGTACGAACACGACACAGGCACAAACT aCTTTTCCGGAATGTCCAAGGAAAAGGAACAAGGCAG AGTCAAAGATGCTGAAGTGACTGAGCATAGTCATGATATGTCATCTGGAAAAACAGCTGGAACTGACAATGATCATGTGGAAAATAGTGATGATCTTCCAAAGACTCTTTCCTCAACTATAGCAG CTCAAAATGATTTTGCAAGACTAATGGATCTTGAAGACCAGAGTCCTTTGACGACAGAAAACGAAGGCTTGGACAGTGGCCTTGGAGAGGCTCTACTAGTTACAGATAATTTGGAACCAGCTGAAAGAGAAATGTCAGAAGTTGTAGAAAATACAAAATCAACAAACCAAACTAGAGGCAAAACTGGGCCCCCTGATTTAGAAAAGGACTCTGTGTGTAGTCCAATAATCACAGATGAGACTGAACAACAACCTTCaagaaagaagaataagaaaaagGATTCGCCTGATAAGATTCTTGAagcaaaacagaagaaaagtctAGAAAAGGTTGCTGAATGGCTCATGAAAGTTCCAACTGAAGGGAGTCTTGAGTTTGAGAAGccagatgaggaagaggaagactcGGCCAGCTGTTCTTCCACATCAACGATAGATGTCAGGCAACATAATATTGATGTGTGCGCCCGAAGAGAGGATCGTGCTAAAGCACTTGAAGAGCAGGTGTTTGGGGCCGTGTACAAACGAGAGCGCAAAGGGAACAGGGCCAGTTCTCCACGAAATCTTTTTGCAGAACCAACTAAAGACACAGAGTCAACTGAAACTGTTCCCAAAAGAGGGCAAAAAAGAACTCAAGTCCCTCCTGATTCTGGCTCAGAAGAACTGATAGAAAGTAATACTGGGAAAGAGCATCAAATGACAGAAGAATTTAATGACACCAGCAGTGACTTTTTCAAGGAAACAGAACTTACAGAGGTTGTAAATAAAAAACGTGATTCAAACAAACTCGGGGAAAAATTGCCAGAGGGTAACCAAAATGACAGCAAAGACGAGGTTCCCTGTCTTGTGGCTGAAACGGGACAACAGGAATCAGAAATAGAGTCAAAGAAAATAACTCGTAACACTGTGCAGCAGGTTGACAGTGATTTACAAGAGCAAGACAAGCTAGAAATCGCAGAGCAAAAGAAAACCAGCAAGAGGAAAAAACATGGCAAGCCCGCTAGGGGGCCAAAACCTCTTGATCTGGTTGAAGTTCAGAATGGAGACACCAGTCCAATAACAAGACCAAGACCACAGGAAGTTCAAGTTTATATTGAGAATTACCCAAGCAGCGAGGACCAAGAAGTACCTTTCAGAAGGAGCACCAGGAAAAGTAGAAGACTTCAAGTTTTCACTGAGGAAGTCCAAGAAAGGAACAAGAGAGCAAACTTGAAATCTAATGTTCCTGAAAAACAGAGCAATGATGCAAAAGGCCTAGCATTGGATAACACTGAATTGCCTAACAATCCAAACATCACAGAGGGGGCTGGAAAAAATGGATGTATCTACGATGAAGATACAGATGGGATAGAAAACATGGAGTTGAGCGAGAGGATTTCTGATTTGGGACCAGCAGAAGAAGTGCCAAATGCCGAAACTGTGTTGGAAAGTAGCGCTGCTTGTTACGTCCATGTGGTTCCAAGTTCTACAAGTCCAAATGAAGCATCTGTGGTTTATCCAACTCCGGACATGGGCAACAAAACAAGTCATTTTCCAAACAATGTCCCGTTGGAGTCCTCAGCTTTTGTGGCTAAATGTACTGGAGCTGAATTTGAGGATGATAAGAATGATAGTGAAGTGGACACCGAGCAACTTCTCAGGAGTTTCAAAGCCACAAAAAGGAAGTCGTTTCATCTTGGTGGTCCGGAGGTGAAAAGAAGCCGCAGTTTGGAGCAAGAAACTGCTTTTGGTCGGAAATCcgaggagaagaagagtgttTGTTCAGGTGTTGAATCAGCAGAaaatctaaatgctgcaaagacaaCTGAACTCGCCAAACAAGAAGCATCAAGAGACAATGAAAACCTGTGTTATAGTGATATGATCCCACCATCTAACTCACCCGGTGTGACAAGAAGGAGAGATCAGGTGATGGTAAAGGCATCAGTCCCTGAAAGTGCTTGCTCAGGACAGGACAATGAGGGGGGCAGCTTTGCCTCCATGAATAGTATCAGTAGTGCACTTTCTCCCAATAAAGTGTCAAAGCATGAAACAGAAACTCAGAGTCTCTCTGTTGAACCACAAGTGGTGGGTTCAGGGCTCTGCTACATGACAGTCGAACATGAGATAAATGAAGCCTCAAGTAATTCTCAAGTCACGGAGAACCGGCATAATTATACCAcaagaaatgacagaaaagcAAGAGATTGCATTTTGAGAAGCAGTTTAACtacaagaaacagaaaaacagtcaaTACTGTAGAACATTTCTTGAACACAGAGTCCTCTTTGACTCCTGATGGCCTCATACCACCAGTGGCTCAAACTGGCCATGAGGCAAAGACAACAAACGATGGTAGTGGCGAACTTAGCCTCCATTCCTCCATCAAGAGCGGGAAGAGGAAAAGGACCCATAAGCTGGAGTCTTCATCCGAGTCAGATTGCAGTGAAGAGGAATTGCCAACTCTAAAGGATATTTTAGGAACATCAGCTCCGCCCTGTGCTGGGACCAAGGACACAAATGAAGCTTACAGAAGCGAGGAAGTTGCAGCTGATGGAGCAAATCTGGTGATTAATCCACCAGAAAGCCCCAGATGTGATTTTGTTAACTCCAGCCAAGGATCGGAGGATTTGTTCGGCACGCCAGAGGAAT gtGATGTCCCAGTAAATGATCTCAATGTTTCTGTGGAATCATCACAGTTTTCGAGTGAAGTCCTTGTAACACAG CAAAAGCTAGAAATGCAGAAGGAGCTGGTGCGGCTGGAGAAGTTGATGGCTCTGGTGTCGGAGGTCCTGCAGGAGAAAGAAGGCAGTCCTGCTCGGGAAGGCCATCAGAGCAGCAAAACCCAAA ACCCAGATGCGCAAAGACTCCTCGTATGTGAGCAGCACACAGACCAAGGTTTAGACCA GAGAGCTAATCCAGAGCACAGCACACAACCATGCAATGGCCAAGGGGGCAACCTACAGGATGGAAGCACTGCAGAGATAA CACAGCGCTCCTCGCACACATTGCCGACTACAAAAGGCGCTGGAGCCTCCAAGACACTTGTTACAAGTTCAACAACCAAAACATTAAAGAACAAGGCCCCGCCGTCAGAAGACAAGGAAAACAGCACTCCTCCAAAAGAAAGCAGTAAAGCTACAATGGTGCTAGTGTCGTCTGGATTAGGCCCCAATGAACAG ATAATGGTGAAAAAGTTTGCCAAGAGAGTCAGTGCACGTGTGGTTTCCCAGGTAACACCAGAGGTGACCCACATCATCATGCACACAG ATGAACATCTGGTTTGCGAGCGCACACTGAAGTACTTCCTCGGCATTGCAGGGAGGAAGTGGGTGGTGAGCTCCCAAT GGATTTCAGAGTGCTTCAAGCAAAAGAAACTCTTAGATGAG AGCCTGTTTGAAGTGAGAGGGGATGTCGTGAATGGACCAAACCACCAGGGACCCCTGAGAGCTCGAACCACTGAAGACAGTAAT ctGCTCATGAAGGGCTACAAGATCTGCTTCCAAGGGACGTTTACAGACATGACTGCAG ATGAAATGAAGTGGATGGTGGAGCTctgtggagcagctgtagtCAAAGATCCACTTCACCTAGACTGTCAACAG AAGTCTCATCAGCTGATCATTGTACAGCCAGGATCAGAGTCGTCATCATCATCCACATACAGCA
- the LOC117830155 gene encoding breast cancer type 1 susceptibility protein homolog isoform X3, with product MNTPTVTDVKKGISVLWETLQCPICLDLMTTPVSTKCDHQFCKFCMMKLLDNTKRNTTNCPVCKAKITKRSLQENPGFQKLVGGLQDMIQAYEHDTGTNYFSGMSKEKEQGRVKDAEVTEHSHDMSSGKTAGTDNDHVENSDDLPKTLSSTIAAQNDFARLMDLEDQSPLTTENEGLDSGLGEALLVTDNLEPAEREMSEVVENTKSTNQTRGKTGPPDLEKDSVCSPIITDETEQQPSRKKNKKKDSPDKILEAKQKKSLEKVAEWLMKVPTEGSLEFEKPDEEEEDSASCSSTSTIDVRQHNIDVCARREDRAKALEEQVFGAVYKRERKGNRASSPRNLFAEPTKDTESTETVPKRGQKRTQVPPDSGSEELIESNTGKEHQMTEEFNDTSSDFFKETELTEVVNKKRDSNKLGEKLPEGNQNDSKDEVPCLVAETGQQESEIESKKITRNTVQQVDSDLQEQDKLEIAEQKKTSKRKKHGKPARGPKPLDLVEVQNGDTSPITRPRPQEVQVYIENYPSSEDQEVPFRRSTRKSRRLQVFTEEVQERNKRANLKSNVPEKQSNDAKGLALDNTELPNNPNITEGAGKNGCIYDEDTDGIENMELSERISDLGPAEEVPNAETVLESSAACYVHVVPSSTSPNEASVVYPTPDMGNKTSHFPNNVPLESSAFVAKCTGAEFEDDKNDSEVDTEQLLRSFKATKRKSFHLGGPEVKRSRSLEQETAFGRKSEEKKSVCSGVESAENLNAAKTTELAKQEASRDNENLCYSDMIPPSNSPGVTRRRDQVMVKASVPESACSGQDNEGGSFASMNSISSALSPNKVSKHETETQSLSVEPQVVGSGLCYMTVEHEINEASSNSQVTENRHNYTTRNDRKARDCILRSSLTTRNRKTVNTVEHFLNTESSLTPDGLIPPVAQTGHEAKTTNDGSGELSLHSSIKSGKRKRTHKLESSSESDCSEEELPTLKDILGTSAPPCAGTKDTNEAYRSEEVAADGANLVINPPESPRCDFVNSSQGSEDLFGTPEECDVPVNDLNVSVESSQFSSEVLVTQQKLEMQKELVRLEKLMALVSEVLQEKEGSPAREGHQSSKTQNPDAQRLLVCEQHTDQGLDQRANPEHSTQPCNGQGGNLQDGSTAEITQRSSHTLPTTKGAGASKTLVTSSTTKTLKNKAPPSEDKENSTPPKESSKATMVLVSSGLGPNEQIMVKKFAKRVSARVVSQVTPEVTHIIMHTDEHLVCERTLKYFLGIAGRKWVVSSQWISECFKQKKLLDESLFEVRGDVVNGPNHQGPLRARTTEDSNLLMKGYKICFQGTFTDMTADEMKWMVELCGAAVVKDPLHLDCQQKSHQLIIVQPGSESSSSSTYSTGLSRRATVVTRGWLLDTVATYTLQNFNKYTT from the exons ATGAACACTCCAACTGTCACAGATGTCAAAAAAGGTATTTCAGTCCTTTGGGAGACTCTTCAGTGTCCCATTTG CCTGGATTTGATGACTACCCCTGTATCTACAAAGTGTGACCATCAGTTTTGCAA ATTCTGTATGATGAAACTTTTGGACAACACCAAACGGAACACCACAAACTGTCCTGTATGTAAAGCCAAGATCACTAAAAG GAGCTTGCAGGAGAATCCAGGGTTTCAGAAGCTTGTAGGAGGATTACAGGATATGATACAGGCGTACGAACACGACACAGGCACAAACT aCTTTTCCGGAATGTCCAAGGAAAAGGAACAAGGCAG AGTCAAAGATGCTGAAGTGACTGAGCATAGTCATGATATGTCATCTGGAAAAACAGCTGGAACTGACAATGATCATGTGGAAAATAGTGATGATCTTCCAAAGACTCTTTCCTCAACTATAGCAG CTCAAAATGATTTTGCAAGACTAATGGATCTTGAAGACCAGAGTCCTTTGACGACAGAAAACGAAGGCTTGGACAGTGGCCTTGGAGAGGCTCTACTAGTTACAGATAATTTGGAACCAGCTGAAAGAGAAATGTCAGAAGTTGTAGAAAATACAAAATCAACAAACCAAACTAGAGGCAAAACTGGGCCCCCTGATTTAGAAAAGGACTCTGTGTGTAGTCCAATAATCACAGATGAGACTGAACAACAACCTTCaagaaagaagaataagaaaaagGATTCGCCTGATAAGATTCTTGAagcaaaacagaagaaaagtctAGAAAAGGTTGCTGAATGGCTCATGAAAGTTCCAACTGAAGGGAGTCTTGAGTTTGAGAAGccagatgaggaagaggaagactcGGCCAGCTGTTCTTCCACATCAACGATAGATGTCAGGCAACATAATATTGATGTGTGCGCCCGAAGAGAGGATCGTGCTAAAGCACTTGAAGAGCAGGTGTTTGGGGCCGTGTACAAACGAGAGCGCAAAGGGAACAGGGCCAGTTCTCCACGAAATCTTTTTGCAGAACCAACTAAAGACACAGAGTCAACTGAAACTGTTCCCAAAAGAGGGCAAAAAAGAACTCAAGTCCCTCCTGATTCTGGCTCAGAAGAACTGATAGAAAGTAATACTGGGAAAGAGCATCAAATGACAGAAGAATTTAATGACACCAGCAGTGACTTTTTCAAGGAAACAGAACTTACAGAGGTTGTAAATAAAAAACGTGATTCAAACAAACTCGGGGAAAAATTGCCAGAGGGTAACCAAAATGACAGCAAAGACGAGGTTCCCTGTCTTGTGGCTGAAACGGGACAACAGGAATCAGAAATAGAGTCAAAGAAAATAACTCGTAACACTGTGCAGCAGGTTGACAGTGATTTACAAGAGCAAGACAAGCTAGAAATCGCAGAGCAAAAGAAAACCAGCAAGAGGAAAAAACATGGCAAGCCCGCTAGGGGGCCAAAACCTCTTGATCTGGTTGAAGTTCAGAATGGAGACACCAGTCCAATAACAAGACCAAGACCACAGGAAGTTCAAGTTTATATTGAGAATTACCCAAGCAGCGAGGACCAAGAAGTACCTTTCAGAAGGAGCACCAGGAAAAGTAGAAGACTTCAAGTTTTCACTGAGGAAGTCCAAGAAAGGAACAAGAGAGCAAACTTGAAATCTAATGTTCCTGAAAAACAGAGCAATGATGCAAAAGGCCTAGCATTGGATAACACTGAATTGCCTAACAATCCAAACATCACAGAGGGGGCTGGAAAAAATGGATGTATCTACGATGAAGATACAGATGGGATAGAAAACATGGAGTTGAGCGAGAGGATTTCTGATTTGGGACCAGCAGAAGAAGTGCCAAATGCCGAAACTGTGTTGGAAAGTAGCGCTGCTTGTTACGTCCATGTGGTTCCAAGTTCTACAAGTCCAAATGAAGCATCTGTGGTTTATCCAACTCCGGACATGGGCAACAAAACAAGTCATTTTCCAAACAATGTCCCGTTGGAGTCCTCAGCTTTTGTGGCTAAATGTACTGGAGCTGAATTTGAGGATGATAAGAATGATAGTGAAGTGGACACCGAGCAACTTCTCAGGAGTTTCAAAGCCACAAAAAGGAAGTCGTTTCATCTTGGTGGTCCGGAGGTGAAAAGAAGCCGCAGTTTGGAGCAAGAAACTGCTTTTGGTCGGAAATCcgaggagaagaagagtgttTGTTCAGGTGTTGAATCAGCAGAaaatctaaatgctgcaaagacaaCTGAACTCGCCAAACAAGAAGCATCAAGAGACAATGAAAACCTGTGTTATAGTGATATGATCCCACCATCTAACTCACCCGGTGTGACAAGAAGGAGAGATCAGGTGATGGTAAAGGCATCAGTCCCTGAAAGTGCTTGCTCAGGACAGGACAATGAGGGGGGCAGCTTTGCCTCCATGAATAGTATCAGTAGTGCACTTTCTCCCAATAAAGTGTCAAAGCATGAAACAGAAACTCAGAGTCTCTCTGTTGAACCACAAGTGGTGGGTTCAGGGCTCTGCTACATGACAGTCGAACATGAGATAAATGAAGCCTCAAGTAATTCTCAAGTCACGGAGAACCGGCATAATTATACCAcaagaaatgacagaaaagcAAGAGATTGCATTTTGAGAAGCAGTTTAACtacaagaaacagaaaaacagtcaaTACTGTAGAACATTTCTTGAACACAGAGTCCTCTTTGACTCCTGATGGCCTCATACCACCAGTGGCTCAAACTGGCCATGAGGCAAAGACAACAAACGATGGTAGTGGCGAACTTAGCCTCCATTCCTCCATCAAGAGCGGGAAGAGGAAAAGGACCCATAAGCTGGAGTCTTCATCCGAGTCAGATTGCAGTGAAGAGGAATTGCCAACTCTAAAGGATATTTTAGGAACATCAGCTCCGCCCTGTGCTGGGACCAAGGACACAAATGAAGCTTACAGAAGCGAGGAAGTTGCAGCTGATGGAGCAAATCTGGTGATTAATCCACCAGAAAGCCCCAGATGTGATTTTGTTAACTCCAGCCAAGGATCGGAGGATTTGTTCGGCACGCCAGAGGAAT gtGATGTCCCAGTAAATGATCTCAATGTTTCTGTGGAATCATCACAGTTTTCGAGTGAAGTCCTTGTAACACAG CAAAAGCTAGAAATGCAGAAGGAGCTGGTGCGGCTGGAGAAGTTGATGGCTCTGGTGTCGGAGGTCCTGCAGGAGAAAGAAGGCAGTCCTGCTCGGGAAGGCCATCAGAGCAGCAAAACCCAAA ACCCAGATGCGCAAAGACTCCTCGTATGTGAGCAGCACACAGACCAAGGTTTAGACCA GAGAGCTAATCCAGAGCACAGCACACAACCATGCAATGGCCAAGGGGGCAACCTACAGGATGGAAGCACTGCAGAGATAA CACAGCGCTCCTCGCACACATTGCCGACTACAAAAGGCGCTGGAGCCTCCAAGACACTTGTTACAAGTTCAACAACCAAAACATTAAAGAACAAGGCCCCGCCGTCAGAAGACAAGGAAAACAGCACTCCTCCAAAAGAAAGCAGTAAAGCTACAATGGTGCTAGTGTCGTCTGGATTAGGCCCCAATGAACAG ATAATGGTGAAAAAGTTTGCCAAGAGAGTCAGTGCACGTGTGGTTTCCCAGGTAACACCAGAGGTGACCCACATCATCATGCACACAG ATGAACATCTGGTTTGCGAGCGCACACTGAAGTACTTCCTCGGCATTGCAGGGAGGAAGTGGGTGGTGAGCTCCCAAT GGATTTCAGAGTGCTTCAAGCAAAAGAAACTCTTAGATGAG AGCCTGTTTGAAGTGAGAGGGGATGTCGTGAATGGACCAAACCACCAGGGACCCCTGAGAGCTCGAACCACTGAAGACAGTAAT ctGCTCATGAAGGGCTACAAGATCTGCTTCCAAGGGACGTTTACAGACATGACTGCAG ATGAAATGAAGTGGATGGTGGAGCTctgtggagcagctgtagtCAAAGATCCACTTCACCTAGACTGTCAACAG AAGTCTCATCAGCTGATCATTGTACAGCCAGGATCAGAGTCGTCATCATCATCCACATACAGCA